The Syngnathus scovelli strain Florida chromosome 13, RoL_Ssco_1.2, whole genome shotgun sequence genome has a window encoding:
- the add1 gene encoding alpha-adducin isoform X4: MNGDSGAGVVTAHPPATAPHKERYFDRAVDESSPEYQRERNMAPALRQDFNMMEQKKRVSMILQSPVFCDELESMIQDQLKKGKTPTSLLALQQIADFMTTSMPAMCPAAPQGGMAALNMSLGMVTPVNDLRGSDSISYDKGEKLLRCKLAAFYRLTDLFGWSQLIYNHLTVRVSSEEDRFLICPFGLLYSEVTASSLVKIDLSGDIVDRGSTNLGVNGAGFNLHAAVYAARPDVKCVVHIHTAAGAAVSAMKCGLLPISPEALALGEVAYHDYQGIVVDEEERVDIQKNLGKNAKVLILRNHGLLSVGETVEEAFYYIHNLVNACEIQVRTLASAGGPDNLVMLDPSKYKSRPRVPEPAGDGSTAQPKWLVGEQEFEALMRMLDNLGYRTGYPYRCPALRDKGKKYSDAESAHLAGFTYGEDSDSGARSPMKHSFQRGQRDKTRWLNAGGRPDEPGEDGPDGGSPKSKPKVWTNITHDHVKPLLQSLSSGVCVPSCITNCLWTKEDGMRQAAVANQFIPMNTNPKEVLEMRNKIREQNLQDIKTAGPQSQVLCVGSVVERNFQQDAPLSDCTDTIDGLDASEGSYSPARSIRKGELVTASKAIIEKEYQPKVIVSKQGPNPFNKLTDQELDEYRREVELKQKGPEVQDEGDCKAALSSKLESVLTVEAPVPPPVLSEPGTATASGQGPPPLDLVDAVHPDSPHKEFHCAVLRALSKEPMEANQPEDQELEEPEEEAKDPKATCTPPSTPVRAEEGDGNAKEYLLP, encoded by the exons ATGAACGGCGACTCAGGTGCCGGTGTGGTGACGGCCCACCCTCCCGCCACCGCCCCCCACAAGGAGCGCTACTTTGACCGGGCGGTGGACGAGAGCAGCCCCGAGTACCAGCGCGAGAGAAACATGGCGCCCGCCCTGCGCCAGGATTTCAACATGATGGAACAGAAGAAGCGAGTCTCCATGATCCTGCAGAGCCCG GTGTTCTGCGACGAGCTGGAGTCCATGATCCAAGATCAACTGAAGAAAGGCAAGACACCCACCAGCCTGCTGGCCTTGCAGCAGATTGCCGACTTCATGACCACCAGCATGCCCGCCATGTGTCCTGCTGCGCCGCAGGGGGGTATGGCAGCGCTCAACATGA GTTTGGGTATGGTCACACCGGTGAACGATTTACGTGGATCGGATTCTATCTCGTATGACAAAGGCGAGAAGCTCCTCAGATGCAAGCTGGCAGCGTTCTACCGGCTCACTGACCTGTTTGGCTGGTCGCAACTCATTTACAACCATCTCACA GTAAGGGTGAGCTCCGAGGAAGATCGTTTCCTTATTTGCCCTTTTGGGCTCCTGTATAGTGAAGTTACAGCATCCAGCCTG GTGAAGATAGATTTGTCAGGTGACATCGTGGATCGGGGAAGCACTAACCTTGGTGTCAACGGCGCCGGCTTCAATCTGCATGCCGCCGTCTATGCTGCGCGGCCGGACGTCAAGTGCGTCGTCCATATACACACGGCTGCTGGCGCAGCG GTGTCGGCCATGAAATGCGGCCTGCTACCCATCTCACCTGAGGCTCTTGCCCTCGGTGAGGTGGCCTACCATGACTACCAAGGCATAGTAGTGGATGAGGAGGAACGAGTTGACATTCAGAAGAACTTGGGCAAAAATGCTAAG GTGCTCATCTTAAGGAACCACGGTTTGTTATCAGTTGGCGAAACTGTGGAGGAAGCTTTTTATTACATCCACAACCTGGTCAACGCATGTGAGATTCAG GTGCGAACACTGGCCAGCGCTGGAGGCCCAGATAACCTAGTGATGCTTGACCCAAGCAAGTACAAGTCCCGTCCTCGCGTTCCCGAGCCTGCCGGCGACGGGTCCACCGCCCAGCCCAAGTGGCTAGTGGGGGAGCAAGAGTTTGAGGCTCTCATGCGAATGCTCGACAACCTG GGCTATCGGACCGGCTACCCTTACCGTTGTCCGGCATTACGAGACAAAGGCAAAAAGTACAGTGACGCAGAGAGCGCTCACTTGGCCGGTTTCACTTACGGCGAGGACAGCGACTCGGGCGCTCGCTCCCCAATGAAACACAGCTTCCAGCGCGGCCAGCGCGACAAGACCCGTTGGCTCAATGCCGGCGGTCGGCCCGACGAGCCCGGCGAGGACGGGCCCGACGGCGGAAGCCCCAAGTCGAAGCCTAAGGTGTGGACGAACATAACACATGATCACGTCAAACCCTTGCTGCAGTCTCTCTCGTCCGGTGTCTGCGTGCCAAGCTGTATAACCAACTGCTTG TGGACTAAAGAGGATGGAATGCGACAGGCCGCCGTGGCCAATCAGTTCATCCCGATGAACACCAATCCCAAAGAAGTGCTGGAAATGAGGAATAAG ATCCGCGAGCAGAATCTGCAGGACATTAAGACTGCCGGACCTCAGTCTCAGGTTCTGTGCGTTGGCTCGGTGGTGGAGCGCAACTTTCAGCAG GACGCCCCTCTGTCTGACTGTACAGACACTATTGACGGCCTCGATGCCTCGGAGGGGTCCTATAGTCCTGCTAGATCTATTAGAAAG GGAGAACTGGTGACCGCATCCAAGGCCATCATTGAGAAGGAGTACCAGCCCAAGGTGATTGTCAGCAAGCAGGGGCCCAACCCCTTCAACAAGCTCACCGACCAAGAGCTGGACGAGTATCGTCGAGAGGTAGAGCTGAAGCAGAAAGGACCTGAAG TGCAGGATGAAGGTGATTGCAAGGCAGCACTCTCCTCCAAGCTGGAAAGCGTGCTGACGGTCGAAGCCCCAGTTCCCCCTCCCGTGTTATCTGAACCCGGCACGGCAACAGCCTCCGGGCAGGGGCCCCCGCCCCTTGACCTTGTGGATGCAGTCCACCCGGACTCTCCCCATAAGGAGTTCCACTGCGCCGTGCTGCGAGCCCTCAGCAAGGAGCCGATGGAGGCGAATCAGCCTGAAG ATCAAGAGTTGGAGGAACCAGAGGAAGAGGCCAAAGACCCAAAGGCCACCTGTACACCACCCAGCACTCCAGTCAGGGCAGAGGAAG GAGATGGAAATGCAAAAGAGTACCTGTTACCATAG
- the add1 gene encoding alpha-adducin isoform X7 encodes MNGDSGAGVVTAHPPATAPHKERYFDRAVDESSPEYQRERNMAPALRQDFNMMEQKKRVSMILQSPVFCDELESMIQDQLKKGKTPTSLLALQQIADFMTTSMPAMCPAAPQGGMAALNMSLGMVTPVNDLRGSDSISYDKGEKLLRCKLAAFYRLTDLFGWSQLIYNHLTVRVSSEEDRFLICPFGLLYSEVTASSLVKIDLSGDIVDRGSTNLGVNGAGFNLHAAVYAARPDVKCVVHIHTAAGAAVSAMKCGLLPISPEALALGEVAYHDYQGIVVDEEERVDIQKNLGKNAKVLILRNHGLLSVGETVEEAFYYIHNLVNACEIQVRTLASAGGPDNLVMLDPSKYKSRPRVPEPAGDGSTAQPKWLVGEQEFEALMRMLDNLGYRTGYPYRCPALRDKGKKYSDAESAHLAGFTYGEDSDSGARSPMKHSFQRGQRDKTRWLNAGGRPDEPGEDGPDGGSPKSKPKVWTNITHDHVKPLLQSLSSGVCVPSCITNCLWTKEDGMRQAAVANQFIPMNTNPKEVLEMRNKIREQNLQDIKTAGPQSQVLCVGSVVERNFQQDAPLSDCTDTIDGLDASEGSYSPARSIRKGELVTASKAIIEKEYQPKVIVSKQGPNPFNKLTDQELDEYRREVELKQKGPEDQELEEPEEEAKDPKATCTPPSTPVRAEEEASFTRVEMIKGMALIKILLFK; translated from the exons ATGAACGGCGACTCAGGTGCCGGTGTGGTGACGGCCCACCCTCCCGCCACCGCCCCCCACAAGGAGCGCTACTTTGACCGGGCGGTGGACGAGAGCAGCCCCGAGTACCAGCGCGAGAGAAACATGGCGCCCGCCCTGCGCCAGGATTTCAACATGATGGAACAGAAGAAGCGAGTCTCCATGATCCTGCAGAGCCCG GTGTTCTGCGACGAGCTGGAGTCCATGATCCAAGATCAACTGAAGAAAGGCAAGACACCCACCAGCCTGCTGGCCTTGCAGCAGATTGCCGACTTCATGACCACCAGCATGCCCGCCATGTGTCCTGCTGCGCCGCAGGGGGGTATGGCAGCGCTCAACATGA GTTTGGGTATGGTCACACCGGTGAACGATTTACGTGGATCGGATTCTATCTCGTATGACAAAGGCGAGAAGCTCCTCAGATGCAAGCTGGCAGCGTTCTACCGGCTCACTGACCTGTTTGGCTGGTCGCAACTCATTTACAACCATCTCACA GTAAGGGTGAGCTCCGAGGAAGATCGTTTCCTTATTTGCCCTTTTGGGCTCCTGTATAGTGAAGTTACAGCATCCAGCCTG GTGAAGATAGATTTGTCAGGTGACATCGTGGATCGGGGAAGCACTAACCTTGGTGTCAACGGCGCCGGCTTCAATCTGCATGCCGCCGTCTATGCTGCGCGGCCGGACGTCAAGTGCGTCGTCCATATACACACGGCTGCTGGCGCAGCG GTGTCGGCCATGAAATGCGGCCTGCTACCCATCTCACCTGAGGCTCTTGCCCTCGGTGAGGTGGCCTACCATGACTACCAAGGCATAGTAGTGGATGAGGAGGAACGAGTTGACATTCAGAAGAACTTGGGCAAAAATGCTAAG GTGCTCATCTTAAGGAACCACGGTTTGTTATCAGTTGGCGAAACTGTGGAGGAAGCTTTTTATTACATCCACAACCTGGTCAACGCATGTGAGATTCAG GTGCGAACACTGGCCAGCGCTGGAGGCCCAGATAACCTAGTGATGCTTGACCCAAGCAAGTACAAGTCCCGTCCTCGCGTTCCCGAGCCTGCCGGCGACGGGTCCACCGCCCAGCCCAAGTGGCTAGTGGGGGAGCAAGAGTTTGAGGCTCTCATGCGAATGCTCGACAACCTG GGCTATCGGACCGGCTACCCTTACCGTTGTCCGGCATTACGAGACAAAGGCAAAAAGTACAGTGACGCAGAGAGCGCTCACTTGGCCGGTTTCACTTACGGCGAGGACAGCGACTCGGGCGCTCGCTCCCCAATGAAACACAGCTTCCAGCGCGGCCAGCGCGACAAGACCCGTTGGCTCAATGCCGGCGGTCGGCCCGACGAGCCCGGCGAGGACGGGCCCGACGGCGGAAGCCCCAAGTCGAAGCCTAAGGTGTGGACGAACATAACACATGATCACGTCAAACCCTTGCTGCAGTCTCTCTCGTCCGGTGTCTGCGTGCCAAGCTGTATAACCAACTGCTTG TGGACTAAAGAGGATGGAATGCGACAGGCCGCCGTGGCCAATCAGTTCATCCCGATGAACACCAATCCCAAAGAAGTGCTGGAAATGAGGAATAAG ATCCGCGAGCAGAATCTGCAGGACATTAAGACTGCCGGACCTCAGTCTCAGGTTCTGTGCGTTGGCTCGGTGGTGGAGCGCAACTTTCAGCAG GACGCCCCTCTGTCTGACTGTACAGACACTATTGACGGCCTCGATGCCTCGGAGGGGTCCTATAGTCCTGCTAGATCTATTAGAAAG GGAGAACTGGTGACCGCATCCAAGGCCATCATTGAGAAGGAGTACCAGCCCAAGGTGATTGTCAGCAAGCAGGGGCCCAACCCCTTCAACAAGCTCACCGACCAAGAGCTGGACGAGTATCGTCGAGAGGTAGAGCTGAAGCAGAAAGGACCTGAAG ATCAAGAGTTGGAGGAACCAGAGGAAGAGGCCAAAGACCCAAAGGCCACCTGTACACCACCCAGCACTCCAGTCAGGGCAGAGGAAG AGGCCTCCTTCACCAG GGTGGAAATGATCAAAGGAATGGCACTTATTAAGATTTTGCTGTTTAAATGA
- the add1 gene encoding alpha-adducin isoform X12: protein MNGDSGAGVVTAHPPATAPHKERYFDRAVDESSPEYQRERNMAPALRQDFNMMEQKKRVSMILQSPVFCDELESMIQDQLKKGKTPTSLLALQQIADFMTTSMPAMCPAAPQGGMAALNMSLGMVTPVNDLRGSDSISYDKGEKLLRCKLAAFYRLTDLFGWSQLIYNHLTVRVSSEEDRFLICPFGLLYSEVTASSLVKIDLSGDIVDRGSTNLGVNGAGFNLHAAVYAARPDVKCVVHIHTAAGAAVSAMKCGLLPISPEALALGEVAYHDYQGIVVDEEERVDIQKNLGKNAKVLILRNHGLLSVGETVEEAFYYIHNLVNACEIQVRTLASAGGPDNLVMLDPSKYKSRPRVPEPAGDGSTAQPKWLVGEQEFEALMRMLDNLGYRTGYPYRCPALRDKGKKYSDAESAHLAGFTYGEDSDSGARSPMKHSFQRGQRDKTRWLNAGGRPDEPGEDGPDGGSPKSKPKWTKEDGMRQAAVANQFIPMNTNPKEVLEMRNKIREQNLQDIKTAGPQSQVLCVGSVVERNFQQDAPLSDCTDTIDGLDASEGSYSPARSIRKGELVTASKAIIEKEYQPKVIVSKQGPNPFNKLTDQELDEYRREVELKQKGPEVQDEGDCKAALSSKLESVLTVEAPVPPPVLSEPGTATASGQGPPPLDLVDAVHPDSPHKEFHCAVLRALSKEPMEANQPEDQELEEPEEEAKDPKATCTPPSTPVRAEEGDGNAKEYLLP, encoded by the exons ATGAACGGCGACTCAGGTGCCGGTGTGGTGACGGCCCACCCTCCCGCCACCGCCCCCCACAAGGAGCGCTACTTTGACCGGGCGGTGGACGAGAGCAGCCCCGAGTACCAGCGCGAGAGAAACATGGCGCCCGCCCTGCGCCAGGATTTCAACATGATGGAACAGAAGAAGCGAGTCTCCATGATCCTGCAGAGCCCG GTGTTCTGCGACGAGCTGGAGTCCATGATCCAAGATCAACTGAAGAAAGGCAAGACACCCACCAGCCTGCTGGCCTTGCAGCAGATTGCCGACTTCATGACCACCAGCATGCCCGCCATGTGTCCTGCTGCGCCGCAGGGGGGTATGGCAGCGCTCAACATGA GTTTGGGTATGGTCACACCGGTGAACGATTTACGTGGATCGGATTCTATCTCGTATGACAAAGGCGAGAAGCTCCTCAGATGCAAGCTGGCAGCGTTCTACCGGCTCACTGACCTGTTTGGCTGGTCGCAACTCATTTACAACCATCTCACA GTAAGGGTGAGCTCCGAGGAAGATCGTTTCCTTATTTGCCCTTTTGGGCTCCTGTATAGTGAAGTTACAGCATCCAGCCTG GTGAAGATAGATTTGTCAGGTGACATCGTGGATCGGGGAAGCACTAACCTTGGTGTCAACGGCGCCGGCTTCAATCTGCATGCCGCCGTCTATGCTGCGCGGCCGGACGTCAAGTGCGTCGTCCATATACACACGGCTGCTGGCGCAGCG GTGTCGGCCATGAAATGCGGCCTGCTACCCATCTCACCTGAGGCTCTTGCCCTCGGTGAGGTGGCCTACCATGACTACCAAGGCATAGTAGTGGATGAGGAGGAACGAGTTGACATTCAGAAGAACTTGGGCAAAAATGCTAAG GTGCTCATCTTAAGGAACCACGGTTTGTTATCAGTTGGCGAAACTGTGGAGGAAGCTTTTTATTACATCCACAACCTGGTCAACGCATGTGAGATTCAG GTGCGAACACTGGCCAGCGCTGGAGGCCCAGATAACCTAGTGATGCTTGACCCAAGCAAGTACAAGTCCCGTCCTCGCGTTCCCGAGCCTGCCGGCGACGGGTCCACCGCCCAGCCCAAGTGGCTAGTGGGGGAGCAAGAGTTTGAGGCTCTCATGCGAATGCTCGACAACCTG GGCTATCGGACCGGCTACCCTTACCGTTGTCCGGCATTACGAGACAAAGGCAAAAAGTACAGTGACGCAGAGAGCGCTCACTTGGCCGGTTTCACTTACGGCGAGGACAGCGACTCGGGCGCTCGCTCCCCAATGAAACACAGCTTCCAGCGCGGCCAGCGCGACAAGACCCGTTGGCTCAATGCCGGCGGTCGGCCCGACGAGCCCGGCGAGGACGGGCCCGACGGCGGAAGCCCCAAGTCGAAGCCTAAG TGGACTAAAGAGGATGGAATGCGACAGGCCGCCGTGGCCAATCAGTTCATCCCGATGAACACCAATCCCAAAGAAGTGCTGGAAATGAGGAATAAG ATCCGCGAGCAGAATCTGCAGGACATTAAGACTGCCGGACCTCAGTCTCAGGTTCTGTGCGTTGGCTCGGTGGTGGAGCGCAACTTTCAGCAG GACGCCCCTCTGTCTGACTGTACAGACACTATTGACGGCCTCGATGCCTCGGAGGGGTCCTATAGTCCTGCTAGATCTATTAGAAAG GGAGAACTGGTGACCGCATCCAAGGCCATCATTGAGAAGGAGTACCAGCCCAAGGTGATTGTCAGCAAGCAGGGGCCCAACCCCTTCAACAAGCTCACCGACCAAGAGCTGGACGAGTATCGTCGAGAGGTAGAGCTGAAGCAGAAAGGACCTGAAG TGCAGGATGAAGGTGATTGCAAGGCAGCACTCTCCTCCAAGCTGGAAAGCGTGCTGACGGTCGAAGCCCCAGTTCCCCCTCCCGTGTTATCTGAACCCGGCACGGCAACAGCCTCCGGGCAGGGGCCCCCGCCCCTTGACCTTGTGGATGCAGTCCACCCGGACTCTCCCCATAAGGAGTTCCACTGCGCCGTGCTGCGAGCCCTCAGCAAGGAGCCGATGGAGGCGAATCAGCCTGAAG ATCAAGAGTTGGAGGAACCAGAGGAAGAGGCCAAAGACCCAAAGGCCACCTGTACACCACCCAGCACTCCAGTCAGGGCAGAGGAAG GAGATGGAAATGCAAAAGAGTACCTGTTACCATAG
- the add1 gene encoding alpha-adducin isoform X9 encodes MNGDSGAGVVTAHPPATAPHKERYFDRAVDESSPEYQRERNMAPALRQDFNMMEQKKRVSMILQSPVFCDELESMIQDQLKKGKTPTSLLALQQIADFMTTSMPAMCPAAPQGGMAALNMSLGMVTPVNDLRGSDSISYDKGEKLLRCKLAAFYRLTDLFGWSQLIYNHLTVRVSSEEDRFLICPFGLLYSEVTASSLVKIDLSGDIVDRGSTNLGVNGAGFNLHAAVYAARPDVKCVVHIHTAAGAAVSAMKCGLLPISPEALALGEVAYHDYQGIVVDEEERVDIQKNLGKNAKVLILRNHGLLSVGETVEEAFYYIHNLVNACEIQVRTLASAGGPDNLVMLDPSKYKSRPRVPEPAGDGSTAQPKWLVGEQEFEALMRMLDNLGYRTGYPYRCPALRDKGKKYSDAESAHLAGFTYGEDSDSGARSPMKHSFQRGQRDKTRWLNAGGRPDEPGEDGPDGGSPKSKPKVWTNITHDHVKPLLQSLSSGVCVPSCITNCLWTKEDGMRQAAVANQFIPMNTNPKEVLEMRNKIREQNLQDIKTAGPQSQVLCVGSVVERNFQQDAPLSDCTDTIDGLDASEGSYSPARSIRKGELVTASKAIIEKEYQPKVIVSKQGPNPFNKLTDQELDEYRREVELKQKGPEDQELEEPEEEAKDPKATCTPPSTPVRAEEGDGNAKEYLLP; translated from the exons ATGAACGGCGACTCAGGTGCCGGTGTGGTGACGGCCCACCCTCCCGCCACCGCCCCCCACAAGGAGCGCTACTTTGACCGGGCGGTGGACGAGAGCAGCCCCGAGTACCAGCGCGAGAGAAACATGGCGCCCGCCCTGCGCCAGGATTTCAACATGATGGAACAGAAGAAGCGAGTCTCCATGATCCTGCAGAGCCCG GTGTTCTGCGACGAGCTGGAGTCCATGATCCAAGATCAACTGAAGAAAGGCAAGACACCCACCAGCCTGCTGGCCTTGCAGCAGATTGCCGACTTCATGACCACCAGCATGCCCGCCATGTGTCCTGCTGCGCCGCAGGGGGGTATGGCAGCGCTCAACATGA GTTTGGGTATGGTCACACCGGTGAACGATTTACGTGGATCGGATTCTATCTCGTATGACAAAGGCGAGAAGCTCCTCAGATGCAAGCTGGCAGCGTTCTACCGGCTCACTGACCTGTTTGGCTGGTCGCAACTCATTTACAACCATCTCACA GTAAGGGTGAGCTCCGAGGAAGATCGTTTCCTTATTTGCCCTTTTGGGCTCCTGTATAGTGAAGTTACAGCATCCAGCCTG GTGAAGATAGATTTGTCAGGTGACATCGTGGATCGGGGAAGCACTAACCTTGGTGTCAACGGCGCCGGCTTCAATCTGCATGCCGCCGTCTATGCTGCGCGGCCGGACGTCAAGTGCGTCGTCCATATACACACGGCTGCTGGCGCAGCG GTGTCGGCCATGAAATGCGGCCTGCTACCCATCTCACCTGAGGCTCTTGCCCTCGGTGAGGTGGCCTACCATGACTACCAAGGCATAGTAGTGGATGAGGAGGAACGAGTTGACATTCAGAAGAACTTGGGCAAAAATGCTAAG GTGCTCATCTTAAGGAACCACGGTTTGTTATCAGTTGGCGAAACTGTGGAGGAAGCTTTTTATTACATCCACAACCTGGTCAACGCATGTGAGATTCAG GTGCGAACACTGGCCAGCGCTGGAGGCCCAGATAACCTAGTGATGCTTGACCCAAGCAAGTACAAGTCCCGTCCTCGCGTTCCCGAGCCTGCCGGCGACGGGTCCACCGCCCAGCCCAAGTGGCTAGTGGGGGAGCAAGAGTTTGAGGCTCTCATGCGAATGCTCGACAACCTG GGCTATCGGACCGGCTACCCTTACCGTTGTCCGGCATTACGAGACAAAGGCAAAAAGTACAGTGACGCAGAGAGCGCTCACTTGGCCGGTTTCACTTACGGCGAGGACAGCGACTCGGGCGCTCGCTCCCCAATGAAACACAGCTTCCAGCGCGGCCAGCGCGACAAGACCCGTTGGCTCAATGCCGGCGGTCGGCCCGACGAGCCCGGCGAGGACGGGCCCGACGGCGGAAGCCCCAAGTCGAAGCCTAAGGTGTGGACGAACATAACACATGATCACGTCAAACCCTTGCTGCAGTCTCTCTCGTCCGGTGTCTGCGTGCCAAGCTGTATAACCAACTGCTTG TGGACTAAAGAGGATGGAATGCGACAGGCCGCCGTGGCCAATCAGTTCATCCCGATGAACACCAATCCCAAAGAAGTGCTGGAAATGAGGAATAAG ATCCGCGAGCAGAATCTGCAGGACATTAAGACTGCCGGACCTCAGTCTCAGGTTCTGTGCGTTGGCTCGGTGGTGGAGCGCAACTTTCAGCAG GACGCCCCTCTGTCTGACTGTACAGACACTATTGACGGCCTCGATGCCTCGGAGGGGTCCTATAGTCCTGCTAGATCTATTAGAAAG GGAGAACTGGTGACCGCATCCAAGGCCATCATTGAGAAGGAGTACCAGCCCAAGGTGATTGTCAGCAAGCAGGGGCCCAACCCCTTCAACAAGCTCACCGACCAAGAGCTGGACGAGTATCGTCGAGAGGTAGAGCTGAAGCAGAAAGGACCTGAAG ATCAAGAGTTGGAGGAACCAGAGGAAGAGGCCAAAGACCCAAAGGCCACCTGTACACCACCCAGCACTCCAGTCAGGGCAGAGGAAG GAGATGGAAATGCAAAAGAGTACCTGTTACCATAG
- the add1 gene encoding alpha-adducin isoform X11: MNGDSGAGVVTAHPPATAPHKERYFDRAVDESSPEYQRERNMAPALRQDFNMMEQKKRVSMILQSPVFCDELESMIQDQLKKGKTPTSLLALQQIADFMTTSMPAMCPAAPQGGMAALNMSLGMVTPVNDLRGSDSISYDKGEKLLRCKLAAFYRLTDLFGWSQLIYNHLTVRVSSEEDRFLICPFGLLYSEVTASSLVKIDLSGDIVDRGSTNLGVNGAGFNLHAAVYAARPDVKCVVHIHTAAGAAVSAMKCGLLPISPEALALGEVAYHDYQGIVVDEEERVDIQKNLGKNAKVLILRNHGLLSVGETVEEAFYYIHNLVNACEIQVRTLASAGGPDNLVMLDPSKYKSRPRVPEPAGDGSTAQPKWLVGEQEFEALMRMLDNLGYRTGYPYRCPALRDKGKKYSDAESAHLAGFTYGEDSDSGARSPMKHSFQRGQRDKTRWLNAGGRPDEPGEDGPDGGSPKSKPKVWTNITHDHVKPLLQSLSSGVCVPSCITNCLWTKEDGMRQAAVANQFIPMNTNPKEVLEMRNKIREQNLQDIKTAGPQSQVLCVGSVVERNFQQGELVTASKAIIEKEYQPKVIVSKQGPNPFNKLTDQELDEYRREVELKQKGPEVQDEGDCKAALSSKLESVLTVEAPVPPPVLSEPGTATASGQGPPPLDLVDAVHPDSPHKEFHCAVLRALSKEPMEANQPEDQELEEPEEEAKDPKATCTPPSTPVRAEEGDGNAKEYLLP; this comes from the exons ATGAACGGCGACTCAGGTGCCGGTGTGGTGACGGCCCACCCTCCCGCCACCGCCCCCCACAAGGAGCGCTACTTTGACCGGGCGGTGGACGAGAGCAGCCCCGAGTACCAGCGCGAGAGAAACATGGCGCCCGCCCTGCGCCAGGATTTCAACATGATGGAACAGAAGAAGCGAGTCTCCATGATCCTGCAGAGCCCG GTGTTCTGCGACGAGCTGGAGTCCATGATCCAAGATCAACTGAAGAAAGGCAAGACACCCACCAGCCTGCTGGCCTTGCAGCAGATTGCCGACTTCATGACCACCAGCATGCCCGCCATGTGTCCTGCTGCGCCGCAGGGGGGTATGGCAGCGCTCAACATGA GTTTGGGTATGGTCACACCGGTGAACGATTTACGTGGATCGGATTCTATCTCGTATGACAAAGGCGAGAAGCTCCTCAGATGCAAGCTGGCAGCGTTCTACCGGCTCACTGACCTGTTTGGCTGGTCGCAACTCATTTACAACCATCTCACA GTAAGGGTGAGCTCCGAGGAAGATCGTTTCCTTATTTGCCCTTTTGGGCTCCTGTATAGTGAAGTTACAGCATCCAGCCTG GTGAAGATAGATTTGTCAGGTGACATCGTGGATCGGGGAAGCACTAACCTTGGTGTCAACGGCGCCGGCTTCAATCTGCATGCCGCCGTCTATGCTGCGCGGCCGGACGTCAAGTGCGTCGTCCATATACACACGGCTGCTGGCGCAGCG GTGTCGGCCATGAAATGCGGCCTGCTACCCATCTCACCTGAGGCTCTTGCCCTCGGTGAGGTGGCCTACCATGACTACCAAGGCATAGTAGTGGATGAGGAGGAACGAGTTGACATTCAGAAGAACTTGGGCAAAAATGCTAAG GTGCTCATCTTAAGGAACCACGGTTTGTTATCAGTTGGCGAAACTGTGGAGGAAGCTTTTTATTACATCCACAACCTGGTCAACGCATGTGAGATTCAG GTGCGAACACTGGCCAGCGCTGGAGGCCCAGATAACCTAGTGATGCTTGACCCAAGCAAGTACAAGTCCCGTCCTCGCGTTCCCGAGCCTGCCGGCGACGGGTCCACCGCCCAGCCCAAGTGGCTAGTGGGGGAGCAAGAGTTTGAGGCTCTCATGCGAATGCTCGACAACCTG GGCTATCGGACCGGCTACCCTTACCGTTGTCCGGCATTACGAGACAAAGGCAAAAAGTACAGTGACGCAGAGAGCGCTCACTTGGCCGGTTTCACTTACGGCGAGGACAGCGACTCGGGCGCTCGCTCCCCAATGAAACACAGCTTCCAGCGCGGCCAGCGCGACAAGACCCGTTGGCTCAATGCCGGCGGTCGGCCCGACGAGCCCGGCGAGGACGGGCCCGACGGCGGAAGCCCCAAGTCGAAGCCTAAGGTGTGGACGAACATAACACATGATCACGTCAAACCCTTGCTGCAGTCTCTCTCGTCCGGTGTCTGCGTGCCAAGCTGTATAACCAACTGCTTG TGGACTAAAGAGGATGGAATGCGACAGGCCGCCGTGGCCAATCAGTTCATCCCGATGAACACCAATCCCAAAGAAGTGCTGGAAATGAGGAATAAG ATCCGCGAGCAGAATCTGCAGGACATTAAGACTGCCGGACCTCAGTCTCAGGTTCTGTGCGTTGGCTCGGTGGTGGAGCGCAACTTTCAGCAG GGAGAACTGGTGACCGCATCCAAGGCCATCATTGAGAAGGAGTACCAGCCCAAGGTGATTGTCAGCAAGCAGGGGCCCAACCCCTTCAACAAGCTCACCGACCAAGAGCTGGACGAGTATCGTCGAGAGGTAGAGCTGAAGCAGAAAGGACCTGAAG TGCAGGATGAAGGTGATTGCAAGGCAGCACTCTCCTCCAAGCTGGAAAGCGTGCTGACGGTCGAAGCCCCAGTTCCCCCTCCCGTGTTATCTGAACCCGGCACGGCAACAGCCTCCGGGCAGGGGCCCCCGCCCCTTGACCTTGTGGATGCAGTCCACCCGGACTCTCCCCATAAGGAGTTCCACTGCGCCGTGCTGCGAGCCCTCAGCAAGGAGCCGATGGAGGCGAATCAGCCTGAAG ATCAAGAGTTGGAGGAACCAGAGGAAGAGGCCAAAGACCCAAAGGCCACCTGTACACCACCCAGCACTCCAGTCAGGGCAGAGGAAG GAGATGGAAATGCAAAAGAGTACCTGTTACCATAG